In Labrys wisconsinensis, one genomic interval encodes:
- a CDS encoding ring-cleaving dioxygenase, translated as MAITIEDRAAGMPGKTAASAGIHHVTAITRDVKRNVRFYTEVLGLRLVKRTVNFDDPGAYHLYFGDATGRPGTILTFFAWEGANPGRLGLGQAAEIAFRIPRASLGWWTQRLIEQGIAFDGPEKRFGENVLGFKDPDGIRLELVAAGTAAPAGDWSGTVPAEHAVEGFHGVTLWLSESEGTAAVLREVFGMREVAAEGTRRRFAALGADPGAVVDLREAPGFIGGRMGTGTVHHVAFRAADDAAQAAMAAALQAQGGRATEQKDRSYFRSVYFREPGGVIFEIATDDPGFTVDESIETLGEALKLPPQFEAHREAIAAALPALD; from the coding sequence ATGGCCATCACGATCGAGGACCGGGCCGCCGGGATGCCGGGGAAGACCGCCGCCAGCGCCGGCATCCACCACGTCACCGCCATCACCCGCGACGTCAAGCGCAACGTCCGCTTCTACACCGAGGTGCTCGGGCTGCGGCTGGTGAAGCGCACCGTCAATTTCGACGATCCCGGCGCCTATCATCTCTATTTCGGCGACGCGACCGGGCGGCCCGGCACGATCCTGACCTTCTTTGCCTGGGAGGGCGCCAATCCCGGCCGCCTCGGCCTCGGCCAGGCGGCGGAGATCGCCTTCCGCATCCCGCGCGCCTCGCTGGGCTGGTGGACGCAGCGCCTGATCGAGCAGGGCATCGCCTTCGACGGGCCGGAGAAGCGCTTCGGCGAGAACGTGCTCGGCTTCAAGGACCCGGACGGGATCCGCCTGGAGCTGGTCGCGGCCGGCACCGCCGCGCCGGCCGGCGACTGGTCCGGCACGGTGCCGGCCGAGCACGCCGTCGAGGGCTTCCACGGCGTGACGCTGTGGCTGTCGGAGAGCGAGGGCACCGCCGCGGTGCTGCGCGAGGTCTTCGGCATGCGCGAGGTCGCGGCCGAAGGCACGCGCCGGCGCTTCGCCGCCCTCGGCGCGGACCCGGGCGCCGTGGTGGACCTGCGCGAGGCGCCCGGCTTCATCGGCGGGCGCATGGGCACCGGCACTGTCCATCACGTCGCCTTCCGGGCGGCGGACGACGCGGCGCAGGCGGCCATGGCCGCCGCCCTGCAGGCGCAGGGCGGCCGGGCGACGGAGCAGAAGGACCGCAGCTATTTCCGCTCGGTCTATTTCCGCGAGCCCGGCGGCGTCATCTTCGAGATCGCCACCGACGATCCCGGCTTCACGGTCGACGAGAGCATCGAGACGCTCGGCGAGGCGTTGAAGCTGCCGCCGCAGTTCGAGGCGCATCGCGAGGCGATCGCGGCGGCGCTGCCGGCGCTGGATTGA
- the tnpA gene encoding IS200/IS605 family transposase, with translation MKDYKRSSLTVWACKYHLVWATKYGYPILGEDVGNRCRELLWEISSGHETAIYAASISRDHVHMLISIPPQLSVSRAVQLLKDKNSHDLLSEYAVCTSVIEGGSLGAGVIGCHRAGASPTMSGSNIQRARSPRAGRCL, from the coding sequence ATGAAGGATTACAAGCGGAGCAGTCTCACAGTTTGGGCTTGCAAGTACCACCTTGTGTGGGCGACGAAGTATGGCTATCCGATTCTCGGCGAGGACGTTGGCAATCGGTGTCGGGAACTTCTGTGGGAGATCTCGAGTGGTCATGAAACGGCGATCTACGCCGCTTCGATCAGTCGCGATCACGTGCACATGCTGATCAGCATCCCGCCGCAGCTGTCCGTGTCACGAGCGGTGCAGCTCCTGAAGGACAAGAATTCTCACGACTTGCTGTCGGAATATGCAGTCTGCACAAGCGTTATTGAGGGCGGCAGCTTAGGGGCAGGGGTTATTGGGTGTCATCGAGCGGGAGCGTCGCCGACGATGTCTGGAAGCAATATACAGAGGGCCAGAAGCCCCCGAGCCGGACGATGCCTTTGA